The Lycium ferocissimum isolate CSIRO_LF1 chromosome 8, AGI_CSIRO_Lferr_CH_V1, whole genome shotgun sequence DNA segment ACTATATCTCATCTCTGCATTTGCTTCACCTAGCATTTGATTGCTATCTTACAGCTAGTGCAAACATAATAATTTTTGCCTCAGTAGTTAGAAACATACAGCAGGTTCCTCCTTTTTCCCATTCATTTTTTTGGCTGAAGTATTTGTTTAACAGTTATAAACAAAACGCTTCTGCATATATAGTGTAGTTTCCCTGATTAGGGAACACAACCATGATCATGAGCTTTTTGCATTTTATGCTGATGGATTTGCTCTCATACTTGGATATCTTTGACCAAATTCAAGGATTATTTTtgacttctattttttttcctgCAGAAGAGTATTATTCTCAGCTCCAGTTTCTTCATCTCCAAAAAGTAAAAGAAGTCCGAGCAGGCGATACAAAAGTAGGTGGGAGCCTTTAGTAGAGGAGAAACCAACTGTCCAACCTGCATCAGTCACTCCTGATGCTTCTAAGTATGGGAGCTGGAACAGACaggtactccctctgtcccagtTTATACgacacactttcctttttagtcagtcccaaaaagaatgacacaatTCTTTATTTAACTTTAACctttaccttttacgcttaacgagatgatttataagcacacaaatatctttggcttgttttagaccaaaAGATtcaagtcttcctttatttcttgaactccgtgcccagtcaaactacatcacataaattgggacggagggagtaatatttttctGCCTTTGAAGATAAAAGGTTTTCCACTTCTCTCTTTCTATTTTTCACCAACTTCTTGCTTGAAAAGAAGAAGCTAAGAGGTGGTCTAGGTTGCTGAGTGGCTTATTTTATCCACACCAGGATTCTCCAGCTTCATGACTCTATTTTCTGTTTTGGTCCCCTTCCCTTGTTTACTTATCCCGATTATTTTGCCCCTATATTTTCTGGTGATTGATAAATCTAAATGGACATAGTATAAACCAAAAAGATGTTTGATTCTGTTAATTCTTTATCATACTCTTATTGTGTCAGAGATTGGATTATCgtccaaattatattttttagaatccTTAATGATTCATGAAAAAACTTTTCTTTTAGTCCAGGTTTCGTAGAGCATAGTGGTGTTATACAAGTGAAATCAACCAGTGACGACTTTTTGGGTTAGGTAGCATACTATGTCTTTCTTCGCATCGCATGAACCAAAGGGGCTTCATTATAGGCAAGATCATGTTGGACCTATTACTGTGTTAAGAGATGTTAAATTGTTGTTATAGCCTATAAGTACTTAAGTGGAACTCTGTCCTGACCTAGCTAAGATTTTTCTTACATGAGATTGGCGCATCTGATACTGGTCCTTTGGCTTAGTGCTACTTAAATAAACTAATCTTGAAGCCTGGGATCTTTTAATCTTTTGGCTTCTGGCAGTTTGGCACTAGATCCATAAGACCAAATAAAATATCTCATTTGAGTGATTTTGTACAGTTTTCAGGTGGAAAGTCAGATAACAAGGTGAATAGTGCGAGTAATGTGAAATTCTCTTTACCACAGCGGAAAACCCCCAAAACTGATGTCTTTAGGCCAGCTAAGAGGCAGTGTGTTGGTGATGGAGTGGATGGGGCAGATAATGGTGAAGCATCCAGTGATAGTGATAAGGAACGAAGTCAATCAGCCTCTAAATCTGCTGGAGTAGCAGCAGCAGATACACCAGAGGAGAGAAAGAGACGTGAAAATCGATCAAAGCGTTTTGAAAGAGGGCATGGAAGTCGAGTAGCAAGTAGTAACAATCGATCTAGAAATGGCGGAGCTGGAAATGTGTATGCAAGAAGGGCTACTGCCTTGGTGCTTAGCAGAAACACTGAGGAAAATGGTGACTATGCTGTTGAAGATATCGACTGGGATGCTCTTACTGTCAAAGGAACCTGCCAGGAAATTGAGAAACGCTACTTGCGTCTTACTTCTGCACCTGACCCTGCTACGGTAGACTTATTATTCTGTCTGTGGTTACTTGAGATTGTAGGGGAATGCATTATATCTAGTGACAATTTTCACTTTGcaagttttgatgatttctcAAAAGTAGTTCTGCTTTTGCAGGTAAGACCAGAAGAAGTATTGGAAAAAGCGTTAAACATGGTTCAAAGTTCTCCGAAAAACTACCTTTACAAATGTGATCAGTTAAAATCAATACGGCAAGATCTTACGGTCCAACGCATACGCAACGAGTTGACAGTCAAGGTATTTTCCTTATGCTAATTTCATTATTCAAATGGAGCAAGGCATAAAAtgttcatcatcatatactacacttgttttctgaaaatgatCGACATGATCTTTTCTTACCATAGAAGTTGTATTGCTTTTTCTTATTAAAATATCCTTCACCTGCCTTCTGTTTCAGGTGTATGAAACACATGGTCGGTTGGCAATAGAAGTTGGGGACTTATCGGAGTATAATCAGGTATCTCCTTTCCGTGTTGGGAACTCTCAGAATTTGTCACAACTTCTCAGAACCTTCTTAATCCCTCTGTGAAGTTTCTTGTATGTTAAtgtgtttggaagtattttacTTAGCAAAAAAAAGTGCTTGGAAGTATTTCCACGCTGTTTATATTTCAGTTGGACTCTTCTTCGTTTTGCAGTCAAATTTATATACAAAGCTATATAATTTAGTTATGAGTGAAATCCTTTACTGGGGCTTCCAATCCAGCAGTTTTAATTATATCAGGTTGAAATGTTTATGTCTGTCTATGGACAAAATTATGCTGCTGCTTTTTCCCATGGTTCAAATCCTTTTAGACAACCGCATTACATGCAAGGAAGTTAAGTTAGTAAACTGTGGTAtgatttttgttggtattgCCATTATAATTCTTACAGCCCATTCAGGGTTCATTGTTGGTATAGGAATAGTCCGCTTTATGTCAAAAATAAGATCCAGACACATAAATGACATTTTGTTTCGGTAGATGTTTGCTACTAATGTTGGGTCACTCCTTCCTGATGCTTTATTGGTACTTTGGCCTTACTGGACTGGATGACTGCCAACAATTTTCCCGCTTCACCTACATCCTATTTCTTTTCATGCTCCAGATTCTTTCTGCTAGCATCCTACTTTCTTTGGTCTTTGTCAAACACAAAGCAATAGTGTATTGTGAGCAGTATATTTACATTATTAGCTACTTATGGTATTTTGATTAAAGATATGTAGATGTTCCCACCTCCTCCCTAAAATTGTTTGGTCATGTTGAAAAGTTGTTTCTGAACTATTCCCTTAAAATTGTTTTCTAGAACTTTTCAatctttttgttgttttaaatGAGTATGTGTGCTGATGCAATTGCAATTTTAAATTGCATTGGAATCAAAGTTCTTGCACATTCAGTAAATAAACATGCTATTTGTTGCAAAGACATCATTGTTATATCTGTTTCAGTGTTACTCTTAGCCTTACTCTCTTAGTTCTGGTATATGCAGTGTCATGCACAGCTAAAAACGCTTTATGCAGAAGGAATCAAGGGATGCGATATGGAATTTGCTGCATATAATCTACTCTGTGTGCTTTTGCACTCTAGTAACAACAGAGATCTGCTATTAGCGTTGTCTAGGTTAGTCAACTACTTGCTGTTGCTTATTTCTCTGCTTCCATTTTATTCTGTCATTTTGTTCACGAGTACCCAGAGTATTTCCGCAGTTCCTCTGGTTAATCCTTTTTTATCCCTTCTCTACTTTTTTGGGCATCTGCTACTGCtatgcccaaaaaaaaagaaaaaaaaaaaaaaaaaaaaaaaaaggaggagacgaagaagaagaagaagaaaactgGTTAGGTTTGCATGTAACAGAATTTCATTCTTGACATCCTTCCTTCCTGCAACTTTAAGGATGATTCTGATGTTAAATTGCAGCAGACAGATGTAGTTGACAAATCCTCTATGGTCGGTTCCTTTTAGCTAGGACTTAGCTATGCAACAGATTCTGCCAGTGTGGATCACCAACTCATATTTTTAGCTAGTTATGAGTCCGCATTGAACATCATCCACTGGTCAATCAGAATCATGCATTTTAATTCCTGACCTCTATGCAAACCTTTCTTACCTTTTCACTTTGTGGCCTTAATATACACATAAGCTCGTCataaccccacttgtgggattacactgagtatgttgttgttgttgttgtataagcTCGTCAAAATTTAGACTTAATCAGAGCTGGTAAGCTTGTGTCTAGTTTAGGAGTGTGGCTATTCTCCTGTTCATCTTAATTGTTATGTAAGGAAGAagaccaaaagaaagaagaagatagacttgaggtggAAAGGAATGGGTTTTGGTGTTGTTGGTAGTGGGAAAGGAGGTGAGGGGCAAGAAAGCAGAAGACAAGGAGAGTGTCAAGAGAGATGAAAGGTGCCTTTCATTTGacctaaaaaaaagaaaaaaggccTTCAAGTTATGTTTAAGTTGGATGAAAAATCTCAAATATCACAATTTAGTCCATAGTTCTAAGGAGTTTATTTGCGAGCGTAAGTGAATGGTAGTCTTTCTTCTCCCTAAATACCATTTCAaactcatagtatatgtggctATCATCTCGAATTTCCATACACCTGCGTGCTGGTAGCTTGAGAAATTCTGCTCAAAACATGGTTAAAACTTATGGAAATCCCCTCTTATCGAATTTGGAGTGTTAAACTATGTTGTTGTGCATTCTTTTTCCAGATTACCAGCAGAGGCAAGACGGAGCGATGCCGTTAAACATGCTCTATCCGTTCGAGCAGCTGTGTCCTCTGGGAACTATGTTGCCTATTTCAGATTATACAAGACAGCTCCTAATCTTAACACGTATCTTATGGGTGTGTTTTGTTCTGAATGGTGCATATTTAGCTATTGCATTTGTTATGCTAAATTTGATCATGTATGCTTGTTCTTTGCAGATCTATATGCTGATAAAATGCGATATGCGGCTGTTAGATGTATGTCTCGTTCAAATCGGCCTACTGTTCCGGTTACCTACATTGCCCAAGTTCTAGGCTTCACAAGTGTCTTATCGACAGCTGAAGAAAGTGAGGACACAGATGGGGTGGAGGATTGTGTGGAATGGCTGAAAGCCCATGGGGCATGCCTCACTCCAGATAATTCTGGAGAGATGCAGTTTGATGCAAAGGTGCGTTGCGTCCTGATTTATATGGAAGTATTTTTGCCAATTGCTCTACACTTAGCATGGTAGATCTTTGAGCATTTTAATTTTGGATCCTATCTCTGATATATTTAAGAATATTTGAAGTTGCCAGGGCTTCCGTTCACTGATATGGATGCAACCTGGATGTGTGGTAGGTCAATGGAAAGAATTAGCAAACAAGGGAAattcccacccccccccccccccaaaaaaaaaaaaaaacgacaaAAGAATAGACTAAGAAGAAGAGATAGAAAGATAGGATCTAGGAACCAAATTGATAAAATTAGGACTCAATTAGCATATAACACTAATTACATCCTAATTACGTAACGATCCAAAGGTATCAAAGTTACAGGAAGAAGATACATCTTCAATGGCAACCCAAGGAGTTCTTGAGGAATCCAAAAGGTCTCTATGGAGCCTCATATAGACATATCATCCAACACTGGGTAAAAACTGCATATCACTAGCTAAAAAATGGATTTGGGCCCAAGTCCAAgtatttaaaataatagaaGTCCTAACATAACAAAAGGAATCGTGGGCAAGTGGGATCCCGGAAACTCTGGTGGTGGTCAAGTCTTGGTCAACTCGTGGTCAACGCTGGTCTACCCATGGTTAATGCTGGTCAAACTTGGTCAACTCTCTGTCTACCGTTTGTAAAACCTTCCGGTCTTCTTAGTGATGTAAGCTTTGAAAGAATCTGAAAAAGTCCTAACTGGTTCATGGAGTTCAGGGTCCTTTTTCCTTTCCGTTGGAGACTTTTAATATGAATAGGAATTCTTGAACTTTTGACTTCCACAGTATTTATCCGTAAGGGTTGTACTTCATTCGTCAGGCTACATTCTCTTGATTTGTACTTCTTgagctcaatttttttttgtgttgttccCTATCAGGTATAAACAGTGTCAATCTTATTCTTCTGCTCCTCTTACTCTGCTAGTCTGGAACCATGCTTTTCTCAATTATTATTTAGAATCACGTTTCTTTCTTTATGGACCTGATGCTTTTAACAACTGTTATGTAATATTAGCACTTTAACTGGTCCAAACTCTGTGCATTCCTTTTGGTTTTACGCTTTATCGTTTTCTTCCATGAAATCCTATATGCTAACAATtctttttgttcctaaatgcgCAGGCATCTGTGTCAACTCTCTACATGCCAGAACCTGAAGATGCAGTGTCACATGGAGATGCCAGTCTCGCAGTTAATGATTTTTTGACACGAAATCTTGTATAGGAACCTCGTTCATTTTCTGATAATGGTTGGGATTTAATACTAGTAGAATGATTCGTCTCCAGATACATGGGGAAGTAATCCATTTCTGGGGATTCATACTGGAATTCGACAAGGTTCCTTTGGATATTACAATACAAGAGTTGGATAACTGTAAAACGCATACTACAAGCAGCTGTTTCTGCTGATGTGTGGGGTGTATGAGTAGTGGTTCAATCCCGTGGTTTAATCTCTGATTCAAGCATTTTTGATTCTTTTCACGGAGACAGCAATATACATAGAGATAGAGGGACCATAATCATAAGCAATAGCTACCTGTACTGTAGTTTGGATCCAGAGTTGATGTATATTTGCTTACCTAGCATGCAGTTGTAATAGGTGATTCAGTACTAGCCATTTTGTTGATCCGACATGTTAGAATCTTAATAATACATCTCTATTTATTCGTCCCCTTTTCTGTTGACCCGTTCTTACATTTATGTTCTTTCATATTTGCTTAAGGTTGTGATGCTGTTGAGAACTTCCTCTTGATGTGTTTGTAAGGATGGGAGTGAAACTTCCGTTCAATTTGTAGATAATACTGTCTTTTCCAGATAtatcttttgaaatttattgttTCTTCCATGTTAAGTTAATTGGGAAAGTGATATCAGAAGCAAAATTCTGTACTAAGTATAACAGAAAAGGCGAAATAAACAATGTGATTGAATGATGCTGAAGGAACCGACCGCCAAGGTGTGGTGAGATGGTTGAGATTTCTACCCCCTTAAACTAAGAGGTCTCGGGTTCAAATCTCGGGCGGAGAATTTACCCCTTTAGTGGGTCTACCCGGTGCGAATCTAGATTTTTAATAAGGGGAGATGAATTTAGGTGTATCAACATAAGTTGCACCCTTTGATTCATTAGTTAGATTTGGTCACCTATTCACATGCTTTACCTGAAAATGGTTTAAAGATGTGTATGCATGTGGGACTAAACTTTTACCTTTTTCTGTTTCTCTATTTTTCTTGGTTCTTTTGTATTTTGGCTCTTTATACGTAACTGGTCAACAACATTTTCTGCATTATGGGTAGCACAGGGAGGTGGAAACATGACATAATATTTTTGACTATGTATGGTGCTTGCTTATTTAGTGTCTGAAGTTTGTTTAATTTCTTGCATTACAAGAAGGGGGACAAGAATAAGGAGATTAACAACCATGGAATGATATCATCTCCAGTTTATTAAAGTAAAAACAAAGGCAGATCTATGACTTTAAGCCAAAAACATAATTGTAACTCGAGACATAATATATATCTGTAAAAAGTTTTCTGTTATGTTGTACAACTCGAGACTCCTGGTAACCTTGCAGGggggtaaatatctcaaaaggtcattgaactttgagaaattatgtagtaaagtcATTGAACGTCGctacatatcaataaaatcactcatTTTGGCCTACtatctcataaaatcactcaactacatatgtcatcaaaaaaatctGACATggcaataataattaattattttatgccATGTAAACGTGGGCCCCacgataaaataaaataaatccataTCTTTATACCCACACCCACTCACCAACCCTTCATCCAAAATCCATTTTCCCCTTATCTATACCTTCTTCTCACTGTTTCCTTAAAATTAGGTTGGATCAAAATAATTACTTAGCCAATATAACTTAGAGAGTAAATCAAAACAATTATGGTAATTTACACATATCTTATTACCTCAAAAATGAACAAGTTCCACTCCAACGTACCACATCCATCACCTCTCAAGACTCAGAGAAACATGTAAGCACTAGACAAGCCCAGAGAAACATGTAAGCACTCCttaattttttatacaaaacCATCACAAAGCATGCAAAAAAGGCACACGGA contains these protein-coding regions:
- the LOC132068155 gene encoding SAC3 family protein A isoform X4; protein product: MIMTNKLRRLQGMFKMDSMLQLVLLHQVPVPQMYSRITVAMAPIKVLILMDTTTPDMLLTIMAINNNLINLILSHQEHIKIQTSGGYASGAYNNQTNAWHEGQYAAYTCHQYPSYSSDSNAAYSSTTAPAASQYQQHYKQWADYYNHTQNDVTCAPGTENICVSNVSSLSCPVPAGYSVPGVQAPASHAYPASGVQGPASHAPSDKPESGLSALSAVQSPSVGGNVHDSYWKQWAPSFQNQQPDPAQSYGQKPLDITPSHGNLSTQQSSSCPQGPNTQYQASYQMPYSYQSSLPTVQQTVTSADTSSASKLQIPTNPRITSTMTMGLPKLDMQSSTTNAAAKPAYVSVSLPKTIEKVSSHAGDNALKPDTFPKSLCGYVERALVRCKDDAQMVASQAVMKEIITKATADGTLHTRDWDTTPLFPIPSVDADKKERVLFSAPVSSSPKSKRSPSRRYKSRWEPLVEEKPTVQPASVTPDASKYGSWNRQFSGGKSDNKVNSASNVKFSLPQRKTPKTDVFRPAKRQCVGDGVDGADNGEASSDSDKERSQSASKSAGVAAADTPEERKRRENRSKRFERGHGSRVASSNNRSRNGGAGNVYARRATALVLSRNTEENGDYAVEDIDWDALTVKGTCQEIEKRYLRLTSAPDPATVRPEEVLEKALNMVQSSPKNYLYKCDQLKSIRQDLTVQRIRNELTVKVYETHGRLAIEVGDLSEYNQFWYMQCHAQLKTLYAEGIKGCDMEFAAYNLLCVLLHSSNNRDLLLALSRLPAEARRSDAVKHALSVRAAVSSGNYVAYFRLYKTAPNLNTYLMDLYADKMRYAAVRCMSRSNRPTVPVTYIAQVLGFTSVLSTAEESEDTDGVEDCVEWLKAHGACLTPDNSGEMQFDAKASVSTLYMPEPEDAVSHGDASLAVNDFLTRNLV